Genomic DNA from Trypanosoma brucei brucei TREU927 chromosome 9, whole genome shotgun sequence:
CTGTGGaaactgccgctgctgcttcgagtaaagcatttgaagcaaaggtacaagcagaggaagctGTGGAACTTGCCGAGTCGAGAGGCCTAAACGTTacgaaagcgaaggaagctgctgtgagagcaacacacgctgctgaagctgcggctttGGCTGCAAGTAACTTGGCTTTTGCCGCTGCAAATATTGCTGCGGTGCCGTGGTCACAACCAATCAGTGATTCCATGTTGCATAAACTCGCACTATGCGACCACGTCGACGAGTATGTGCGAGAGGCAGCAAAAAAGTGCACAAAGAAAGCGAAGAACGTGACGGCACAATCTCTCAATGAGGTCCTCAAAGCGTTTGAGAAGCTGTTCAGTGAAGTAAATGCCTTGCAATCCTTACGGCATAATATTGCTGAGTTCCACAAAGACCTGAAATCGTTAGAGGATCACGTTGAAGACATTGTCCgtgcacaaaaaaatgcGGAAGATGCAGCTGCAGAGACAAATAAAATAGCAGCGCCTGATCATGAGGTAGGAggtaacaaagaagaaacaccAAGTCAACAGCCAGACACAAATCAAGATCAACAGGCAAATGAGAAACCTGAGGCAAATCAGACAGCCGGCACAAATACGGGACCACTTGGAAATTCCGTTGCTTCACCTGAAGGGTCAGTGCTGCTACTGATGGCTGGATTGTTTCTCGGTTCTGTACTGTAAGAGGTTGCAACTCCATGAATTGTGATCCCAACCATTCCACTTGTCTCCACACAGTTATGTGCACATACAGGTGAGGCAACAAACATCCTTTGATATTAACCTTATTTTCTATCAGTGgctattaatattgttattttattttgtttcatttatactttcacttttattctttttaactttactttacttttcctttactgTGTTATCTTTCGAATATCTGTTCCAACTtttatccttcatttttataactGATTTTCTAGTGTGTTTATTGCCCTACTTTtagttgtattttttcctttaccacctttgttttttcattattttattcatgtaAAGCACTGAGGTGATTGCGTGTGAGCATGGCCACCTATGCGTTACCATTGTAAAACCGTTTTGCTAAAATCTATCATTCCTACGCATCCATAATGTCCTATTGTATGCGTAAAGCTAACTGATTCTGagggtttttattttatcatgaAGCAAAACTGTTACACTGTGGGTTTACCTTCACATATCTCTCTCCCATTACTCATTAcacttattttatgttgtattctctccctttttatttcatatctctatattttatgttactGTCAGTATGTTGTATCGTAATAGTGTAGGATACCCTAAATGCTCAATACATGTGCTCTTACTGATTCGATCAGATATTGATATTATCATGTCTAATGAAATGACTATTGGAAGTTTGGGTGTGTGCTATTGCATTGCCTCTCTGCTTTGTAATTATGATATTTGATTTCCACTGTCACTTAGAATTGTATTTAGTAGGGAGTGGGGACAGTTCCATGCTGTGATGTGTGCAGTGTGCTTAAATGATGAGCTGATTGACTGTAATGGTGTCACTACTCATATTGAtactattgttgttgctattcTTTGCATTTCCCACTGTTGATTCCATTAATCTCTCCTAATTCTCATGACAAGAATCCACTACAAGACAGCAGACACAAGTTTCGATACCATCCGaataaataacaattatGAGCATCACTTTTCATAACTTATGGCTACTTTTAACAGTGTTATGCACCGCAGGTATTCGTGCTGACGCAAGTAAGGAGGAGTGTCCGGATAAGGGATCTTATCCGGCAGCCGAGGACGTACTTGTATTGTGTCGTGTGGCGGAACAACTTCGAGGGTTACCGGATACAGTGAGTTCTGCTCTTGTTAATGCCGCTACTGCTTCGAGTAAAGCATTTGAAGCAAAGGtacaagcagaggaagctGTGGAACTTGCCGAGTCGAAAGGCCTAAACGTTacgaaagcgaaggaagctgctgtgagagcaacactcgctgctgaagctgcggctacgGCTGCAAGTAATGTGGAAATTAACGCTGCAAATATTGCTGCGGTGCCGTGGCTTGAACGAAGACAAAATGTGGGTTGGCAGAAGCTTGCGAAGTGTATAGACTTAGATATGGACATGCGGGAAGCAGCAAGGGTGTGTAGAAGGGCAGCAGACAACGTGACAGCCCAATCCCTCACTGCGGCGCTGAAGGATTTGGAGAAGGTTTATACTGATGTGAGTACTAGAGAAGCCTTACGGAAGGAAACCGTTGAGTTCCATAAAGAGCTCGCGTCTTTAGAGGAGCATGTCGAAGAGGCTGTCCGTGCACAAAAACGGGCTGAGGATGCAGCTGCATATGCGAATCAAACAGTCGGTACAAATACGGGACCAGTTGTGAATTCCGTTGCATCACCTGAAGGGTCAGTGCTGCTACTGATAGCTGGACTGTTTCTCGGTTCTGTACTGTAAGAGGTTGCAACTCTATAAATTGTGATGCCAACCATTCCTCTTGTCTCCACACAGTTATGTGCACATACAAGTGAGGCAGCAAACATTCTTTGATATTAACCTTATTTTCTATCAGTGgctattaatattgttattttattttgtttcatttatactttcacttttattctttttactttactttacttttccttttattattttatctttcgaACAGTTGTTGTAACTtttatccttcatttttataactGATTTTCTAGTGTGTTTATTGCCCTACTTTTTAgctatatttttttcctttattacctttgttttttcattattttattcatgtaATGCACTGAGGTGATTGCGTGTAAGCATGGCCACCTATGTGTTACCATCGTAAGAGCGTGTTACTAAAATCTATCATTCCTACGCATCCATAATGTCCTATTGTATGCGTAAAGCTAACTGATTCTGagggtttttattttatcatgaAGCAAAACTGTTACACTGTGAGTTTACCTTCACATATCTCTCTCCCATTACTCATTAcacttattttatgttgtattctctccctttttatttcatatctctatattttatgttactGTCAGTATGTTGTATCGTAATAGTGTAGGATACCCTAAATGCTCAATACATGTGCTCTTACTGATTCCATCAGATATTGATATTATCGTGTCTAATGAAATGACTATTGGAAGTTTGGGTGTGTGCTATTGCATTCCCTCTCTGCTTTGTAATTATGTTATTTGATTTCCACTGTCACTTAGAATTGTATTTAGTAGGGAGTGGGGACAGTTCCATGCTGTGATGTGTGCAGTGTGCTTAAATGATGAGCTGATTGACTGTAATGGTGTCACTACTCATATTGAtactattgttattgctaTTCTTTGTATTTCCCACTGTTGATTCCAATAATCTCTCCTAATTCTCATGACAAGAATCCACTACAAGACAGCAGACACAAGTTTCGATACCATccaaataaataacaattatGAGCATCACTTTTCATAATTTATGGCTACTTTTGACAGTGTTATGCACCGCAGGTGTTCGTGCTCATCATGGCTGGACCAATTGCTACCCTGCGGGAAACAGTCCACCAGTAGAAGAGATTCGTGCGTCATGCGAAGTGGCTCACCAACTTCGAGGCCTATCACAAACAGTAACATCTGCTGTGGAAacttccgctgctgcttcgagtaaagcatttgaagcaaaggtacaagcagaggaagctGTGGAACTTGCCGAGTCAAAAGGCCTAAACGTTacgaaagcgaaggaagc
This window encodes:
- a CDS encoding bloodstream stage alanine-rich protein BARP (GPI-Anchor Signal predicted for Tb09.244.2530 by DGPI v2.04 with cleavage site probability 0.51600003 near 275) produces the protein MSITFNNLWLLLTVLCTARIRADFIGEECLDIVSYPSADVVRILCHVAGQLRGLSQTVSSAVETAAAASSKAFEAKVQAEEAVELAESRGLNVTKAKEAAVRATHAAEAAALAASNLAFAAANIAAVPWSQPISDSMLHKLALCDHVDEYVREAAKKCTKKAKNVTAQSLNEVLKAFEKLFSEVNALQSLRHNIAEFHKDLKSLEDHVEDIVRAQKNAEDAAAETNKIAAPDHEVGGNKEETPSQQPDTNQDQQANEKPEANQTAGTNTGPLGNSVASPEGSVLLLMAGLFLGSVL
- a CDS encoding bloodstream stage alanine-rich protein BARP (GPI-Anchor Signal predicted for Tb09.244.2520 by DGPI v2.04 with cleavage site probability 0.51600003 near 239); amino-acid sequence: MSITFHNLWLLLTVLCTAGIRADASKEECPDKGSYPAAEDVLVLCRVAEQLRGLPDTVSSALVNAATASSKAFEAKVQAEEAVELAESKGLNVTKAKEAAVRATLAAEAAATAASNVEINAANIAAVPWLERRQNVGWQKLAKCIDLDMDMREAARVCRRAADNVTAQSLTAALKDLEKVYTDVSTREALRKETVEFHKELASLEEHVEEAVRAQKRAEDAAAYANQTVGTNTGPVVNSVASPEGSVLLLIAGLFLGSVL